The DNA sequence CGACTTTTCTGATTTGGTCGACCGCCATTACTATTCTTGCGGGCGCTGGACGGCGCGCTGTTGCGGGCACGGTTGCCGCCCGGTTTGGCGCTTCGGCCCCGACCGCCGCCATTGTTCTGGCGACCCAGTTGAATGGGCTCCGGGCGAATACTCGGGTCCGGCTCAAAGCCGTCGACCACAACTTTTTCCACGTTGGTTTTGATCAGCTTCTCAATGTTGCGCATGAAGTTGTGCTCATCCACACACACCAGAGAAACCGCCACACCCTCACGCTCGGCACGGCCGGTGCGACCGATGCGGTGGACGTAATCTTCCGGCACATTGGGCAGCTCGTAGTTCACCACGTAGGGCAGCTGATCAATGTCGATACCGCGAGCGGCGATATCGGTGGCGACCAGAGTGCGAACCTTGCCGCTTTTGAAATCGGCCAGTGCTTTGGTACGTGCGCCCTGACTCTTGTTGCCGTGAATGGCGGCCGCAGTAATGCCGTCATTCTGCAGTTGCTCGGTCAAGCGGTTGGCGCCATGTTTGGTACGGGTGAATACCAGCACCTGCTTCCAGTCACCATCACCAATAAGGTAGGACAACAGCTCGCGCTTGCGATTGCGGTCCACCGGGTGAACCCGCTGGGTGATGCGCTCGGCGGTGGTGTTGCGCGGCGCGACTTCGATCAGCTCGGGCTGGTTCAGCAGCTTGTCCGCCAGTTGCTTGATTTCATCCGAGAAAGTAGCGGAGAACAGCAGGGTCTGTTTCTGTTTGGGCAGCAGCTTCAGGACTTTTTTGATGTCGTGAATAAAGCCCATATCCAGCATGCGGTCCGCTTCGTCCAATACCAGGGTTTCCACCCGGTCCAGTTGCAGAGCGTTCTGCTGTACCAGGTCCAGAAGGCGGCCCGGTGTGGCCACCAGAATGTCCACGCCTTTGCGCAGCGTCATCATCTGGGGGTTGATGCTCACCCCACCGAAAACCACGGTGGAGCGCAGCGGAAGATGCTTGCCATAGGTGCGCACGCTGTCGTGTACCTGGGCGGCGAGTTCGCGGGTCGGCGTCAGGATGAGCGCGCGTACCGGGCGATACTTCTGGCCGGATACGTCCTTACGACTCATGTTTTCCAGCAGCGGCAGGGTAAAGCCGGCGGTTTTACCGGTACCGGTCTGGGCGGCCGCCATCAGATCGCCGCCTTGGAGGACGGTGGGAATGGCTTTGGCCTGAATGGGCGTAGGTACGGAGTAGCCCGCGTCGTCAAGCGCACGCAGGAGTTCGGCGCGAAGGCCGAGTTCAGCAAATGTCATGAAATGTGTTTCCTGTGGCCCGATCCCTGCCCAGCAAATGTGGGTACGGTCTGGGTGAGCCATGATGAGGTATCAGAGAAGAGCGACGCCGACCGAAGGACGCCGAAGTGCGGACTATAACACAGTTGTTTGGGAACCGCACGGTAGATTTGGTCGATCCGAGAAGTC is a window from the Marinimicrobium koreense genome containing:
- a CDS encoding DEAD/DEAH box helicase; this encodes MTFAELGLRAELLRALDDAGYSVPTPIQAKAIPTVLQGGDLMAAAQTGTGKTAGFTLPLLENMSRKDVSGQKYRPVRALILTPTRELAAQVHDSVRTYGKHLPLRSTVVFGGVSINPQMMTLRKGVDILVATPGRLLDLVQQNALQLDRVETLVLDEADRMLDMGFIHDIKKVLKLLPKQKQTLLFSATFSDEIKQLADKLLNQPELIEVAPRNTTAERITQRVHPVDRNRKRELLSYLIGDGDWKQVLVFTRTKHGANRLTEQLQNDGITAAAIHGNKSQGARTKALADFKSGKVRTLVATDIAARGIDIDQLPYVVNYELPNVPEDYVHRIGRTGRAEREGVAVSLVCVDEHNFMRNIEKLIKTNVEKVVVDGFEPDPSIRPEPIQLGRQNNGGGRGRSAKPGGNRARNSAPSSARKNSNGGRPNQKSRQRRA